A single window of Lonchura striata isolate bLonStr1 chromosome 20, bLonStr1.mat, whole genome shotgun sequence DNA harbors:
- the ANKFY1 gene encoding rabankyrin-5, with the protein MAEEEVAKLEKHLMLLRQEYVKLQKKLVDTERRCNLLAVEANQDNASDTFISRLLAIVAELYQQEQYSDLKIKVGDKHIRAHKFVLAARSDTWSLANLASTEELDLSDADPEVTMAMLRWIYTDELELREDDIFLTELMKLANKFQLQLLRERCEKGVMSLVNVRNCIRFYQTAEELSASTLLNYCAEIIASHWDDLRKEDFSSMSAQLLYKMFKSKTEYPLHKAIKVEREDVVFLYLIEMDSQLPGKLNELDHNGDLALDLALAQRLESIATTLVNYKADVDRADKRGWSLLHKAIQRGDKFAANFLIKNGARVNAATLGEQETPLHLVASYSPKKHSPDVMAEMAQIAQSLLQAGANPNMQDSKGRTPLHVSIVVRNEPVFSQLLQCKQLDLELKDHEGSTALWLAVQYITVSSDQSVNPFEDAPVVNGTSFDENSFAARLIQRGSNTDAPDTVTGNCLLQRAAGAGNEAASLFLATHGAKVNHQNKWGETPLHTACRHGLANLTAELLQQGANPNIQTAEAVLGQKDAPAPPSAENVHLQTPLHMAIAYNHPDVVSVILEQKANALHATNNLQIIPDFSLKDSRDQTVLGLALWTGMHTIAAQLLGSGASINDTMSDGQTLLHMAIQRQDSKSALFLLEHQADINVRTQDGQTALQLAIQNQLPLVVDAICTRGADMSVPDEKGNPPLWLALENNLEDIASTLVRHGCDATCWGSGPSGCSQTLLHRAIDENSEQIACFLIRSGCDVNSPRKPGPNGEGEEEAHDGQTPLHLAACWGLEEVIQCLLEFGANVNAQDAEGRTPIHVAISNQHSVIIQLMISHPDIKLNVRDRQGMTPFACAMTYKNNKAAEAILKREPGAAEQVDNKGRNFLHVAVQNSDIESVLFLISVQANVNSRVQDASKLTPLHLAVQAGSEIIVRNLLLAGAQVNELTKHRQTALHLAAQQDLPTICSVLLENGVDFAAVDENGNNALHLAVMHGRLNNIRVLLTECNVDAEAFNIRGQSPMHILGQYGKDNAAAICDLFLECMPEYPLDKPDAEGNTVLLLAYMKGNANLCRAIVRAGARLGVNNNQGVNIFNYQVATKQLLFRLLDMLTKEPPWCDGSNCYECAAKFGVTTRKHHCRHCGRLLCHKCSTKEIPIIKFDLNKPVRVCNICFDVLTLGGVS; encoded by the exons ATGCTGACCCAGAGGTAACCATGGCAATGCTGCGGTGGATCTACACAGATGAACTTGAGCTAAGAGAAGATGATATCTTCCTGACAGAGCTCATGAAATTAGCTAATAAatttcagctccagctgcttAGGGAAAG GTGTGAAAAAGGAGTGATGTCACTCGTTAATGTCAGGAACTGCATCCGTTTCTATCAGACTGCTGAGGAGCTCAGTGCCAGCACGCTCCTCAACTACTGTGCTGAGATCATTGCTAGCCACTGG GATGACTTGCGAAAAGAAGACTTCAGCAGCATGAGTGCTCAGCTATTGTATAAAATGTTCAAGTCAAAGACAGAATATCCCTTGCATAAGGCCATTAAAGTTGAGAGAGAAGATGTAGTCTTTTTGTATCTTATTGAAATGGATTCTCAG CTTCCTGGGAAGCTCAATGAATTGGATCACAATGGAGATCTTGCTCTGGATCTAGCCCTGGCCCAAAGGTTGGAGAGTATTGCAACTACACTGGTCAACTACAAGGCTGATGTAGACAGGGCAGACAAGAGAGGCTGGAGTCTGCTCCATAAAGCCATCCAGAGAG gaGATAAATTTGCTGCAAACTTTCTCATTAAAAATGGTGCCCGTGTGAATGCTGCTAcgctgggagagcaggagacTCCTCTGCACCTCGTGGCATCCTACAGCCCCAAGAAGCACTCACCAGATGTCATGGCAGAGATGGCACAGATTGCACAGTCcctcctgcaggcaggagccaaTCCAAACATGCAAGACAGCAAAGGCAG GACCCCCTTACATGTGTCCATTGTGGTCAGGAATGAGCCTGTGTtcagccagctcctgcagtgcaAGCA attagACTTGGAGCTGAAGGATCATGAAggaagcacagctctgtggcttgCAGTCCAGTACATCACTGTATCATCTGATCAGTCTGTGAACCCTTTTGAGGATGCCCCTGTTGTGAATGGAACCTCATTTGATGAGAACAGTTTTGCAGCAAGATTGATCCAGCGAGGCAGCAATACAGATGCTCCAGACACAGTAACAG GAAACTGCTTGCTTCAGAGAGCAGCTGGTGCAGGAAATGAGGCAGCTTCTCTCTTCCTAGCAACTCATGGAGCAAAAGTCAACCACCAAAACAAATGG GGAGAAACCCCACTGCACACAGCCTGCAGGCATGGCCTAGCAAACCTGACAGCAGAACTCCTTCAGCAAGGAGCCAATCCCAACATCCAGACAGCAGAAGCAGTGCTTGGGCAGAAGGATGCACCTGCTCCTCCATCAGCAGAGAACGTTCATCTGCAAACTCCCCTTCACATGGCTATTGCTTACAATCACCCAGATGTGGTGTCAGTCATCCTAGAACAAAAAG CTAATGCTCTTCATGCTACCAACAATTTGCAAATTATTCCTGACTTTAGTCTAAAGGACTCGAGGGACCAGACTGTGCTGGGATTGGCTCTTTGGACAG GGATGCACACAATAGCAGCTCAGCTGCTTGGATCTGGGGCATCCATCAATGACACCATGTCAGATGGACAGACACTCCTACACATGGCAATCCAGAGACAGGACAGTAAGAGTGCCCTCTTCCTGCTGGAACACCAGGCAGATATAAATGTCAG gaccCAGGATGGACAGACAGCCCTACAGCTGGCCATCCAAAACCAGCTCCCACTCGTGGTGGATGCCATTTGTACCAGGGGAGCCGACATGTCTGTGCCAGATGAGAAAGGAAATCCTCCCTTATGGCTCGCCCTGGAAAACAACCTGGAAGACATTGCATCAACTCTG GTTAGGCATGGCTGTGATGCAACGTGCTGGGGGTCAGGACCAAGTGGCTGCTCACAAACCCTTCTCCACAGAGCAATTGATGAGAACAGTGAACAGATTGCTTGCTTCCTGATCCGCAG TGGGTGTGATGTGAATAGTCCCAGAAAGCCAGGCCCgaatggagaaggagaagaggaagcCCATGATGGACAGACTCCCCTACACTTGGCAGCCTGCTGGGGACTGGAAGAGGTGATCCAGTGCCTTCTGGAGTTTGGTGCCAATGTCAATGCTCAG GATGCTGAAGGAAGAACTCCAATCCATGTTGCCATTAGCAACCAACATAGTGTTATCATTCAGCTGATGATTTCACATCCAGATATTAAACTGAATGTACGTGACAGGCAAGGAATGACACCCTTTGCTTGTGCCATGACATATAAAAACAATAAAGCAGCTGAAGCAATTTTGAAGAGGGaaccaggagctgcagaacag GTTGATAATAAAGGCCGGAATTTCCTCCACGTGGCTGTTCAGAACTCGGACATCGAGAGCGTGCTGTTCCTGATCAGCGTGCAGGCCAACGTCAACTCACGGGTGCAGGACGCCTCCAAACTGACCCCCCTGCACCTGGCAGTGCAGGCTGGCTCCGAGATCATCGTGCGCAATCTG CTGCTTGCAGGTGCCCAGGTGAATGAACTGACCAAGCACCGTCAGACAGCTCTTCACTTAGCAGCCCAGCAAGATCTGCCCACCATTTGTTCAGTCCTTCTGGAGAATGGAGTAGACTTTGCAGCTGTagatgaaaatggaaataatg CTCTGCATCTGGCAGTGATGCACGGCCGTCTGAACAACATCCGGGTCCTCCTCACAGAGTGCAATGTAGATGCAGAAGCCTTTAATATCAG AGGCCAGTCACCAATGCACATTTTGGGACAGTATGGGAAAGATAATGCAGCAGCCATCTGTGACCTCTTCTTGGAGTGTATGCCAGAATACCCTCTAGACAAACCTGATGCTGAAGGAAACACAG tgcttcTCTTGGCTTACATGAAGGGAAATGCTAACTTGTGTCGTGCAATAGTGAGAGCTGGGGCTCGCCTGGGAGTTAATAATAACCAAGGAGTCAATATCTTCAACTATCAAGTTGCTACAAAACAGCTTCTCTTTAGATTGCTGG ATATGCTGACAAAAGAACCTCCCTGGTGTGATGGCTCCAACTGCTATGAATGTGCTGCCAAATTTGGAGTCACGACAAGAAAGCATCACTG CCGACACTGTGGACGTCTGCTCTGCCATAAGTGCTCAACAAAGGAGATTCCTATCATAAAATTTGATCTGAACAAGCCAGTTCGAGTTTGCAACATCTGCTTTGATGTCCTGACTCTGGGAGGAGTCTCCTAG